One Thalassotalea atypica DNA window includes the following coding sequences:
- a CDS encoding RNA polymerase sigma factor has translation MTVVNDEAQLIAKVLLTKDQQAFATLVIHHQQSLRQYCRRLCTPDLDLADDIAQETLIQAYRKLSLFNGSGKFISWLFRIAYFQYLQYLRSHKSYEEFDENSADEQEQVSNHQSSAAFDDLEKAMSVLSVNERNCITLHYSFGYTQAEIADLVDMPLGTIKSQIKRGKEKLIRVLNESSNSSCQNISGAA, from the coding sequence TTGACCGTAGTAAATGATGAAGCTCAATTAATTGCAAAGGTACTGCTAACAAAAGACCAGCAGGCCTTTGCTACCTTAGTGATTCATCATCAGCAATCTCTACGGCAATATTGTCGACGACTCTGCACTCCTGATCTTGATCTGGCCGATGATATTGCTCAAGAAACATTGATCCAAGCCTATCGAAAACTGTCTTTGTTTAATGGCTCTGGAAAATTTATTAGCTGGCTATTTCGTATTGCATATTTTCAGTACCTTCAATATTTACGCTCGCATAAATCCTATGAGGAGTTTGACGAAAATAGTGCGGATGAACAAGAGCAAGTAAGTAATCATCAAAGTAGTGCTGCATTTGATGATTTAGAAAAAGCGATGAGCGTGTTGTCAGTTAATGAACGCAACTGTATTACTTTGCACTATAGCTTTGGTTATACACAAGCAGAAATCGCCGACTTGGTCGATATGCCACTAGGTACAATAAAGTCACAAATTAAAAGAGGAAAAGAAAAGTTAATAAGAGTGTTAAATGAATCCTCAAATTCTTCCTGTCAAAATATAAGTGGGGCTGCATAA
- a CDS encoding DUF6249 domain-containing protein has protein sequence MAQHIIPIVLFISIATVLLGLIVNRTKMKSKQQQTLQRLIESGQALSPELVMSISKQTQSEHADFSRGVLLIGFACAVIVYGLYGLDDEPGFSWLGIFPLAIGIAFLVINKVKQRAAQVA, from the coding sequence ATGGCTCAACATATTATTCCAATCGTATTATTTATTTCAATTGCTACCGTTTTATTGGGGTTGATCGTAAACAGAACTAAAATGAAGTCTAAGCAGCAGCAAACTTTGCAAAGATTAATTGAATCAGGACAAGCTTTGTCACCTGAGCTCGTTATGTCAATCAGTAAACAAACGCAAAGTGAGCATGCAGACTTTTCTAGGGGCGTGCTACTTATAGGTTTCGCTTGTGCAGTGATTGTTTATGGCTTATATGGGTTAGATGACGAACCTGGGTTTTCATGGTTAGGCATTTTTCCTTTGGCAATTGGTATCGCGTTTTTAGTGATAAATAAAGTCAAACAAAGAGCAGCCCAAGTAGCATAG
- a CDS encoding LysR family transcriptional regulator, which translates to MIKEHKKLERLFLFSEVANCLSFTEAAANLAMSKGYLSAQIKQLEADLKTPLLVRTTRTVRLTRAGHQVVKDFKQVHTSMLAIERNLASEQQAIEGLIRLTAPKQFAESLLVNLCFEFSQLYPDIKFEIDSSYTQYDLTENDFDLAFRATRTPPENMIAKRLFEYGYLCCAAPSYIEKYGELTSVEQLNEHRCLTSVNEHYWTLNDENIEVTSTIAINDNFVLRDQAITGAGIVRLPEYFVRKAIQNKQLVPLFNLQKVKGQGIYLLQPQLIYPPKKIIKFIKFIQKNLK; encoded by the coding sequence ATGATCAAAGAACATAAGAAACTTGAACGGTTATTCTTATTTAGTGAAGTGGCGAATTGTTTAAGCTTTACTGAAGCGGCAGCTAATTTGGCGATGTCAAAAGGTTACCTTTCCGCTCAAATTAAACAGCTGGAGGCTGATCTTAAAACTCCTCTACTAGTAAGAACCACACGCACTGTACGTTTAACGAGAGCCGGGCATCAAGTGGTAAAAGACTTTAAACAAGTTCATACATCTATGTTAGCCATCGAGCGAAATCTTGCTAGTGAGCAGCAGGCGATTGAAGGATTGATCAGGCTTACGGCGCCTAAACAGTTTGCTGAAAGCCTCCTCGTAAATCTCTGTTTTGAATTTTCTCAACTCTATCCCGACATAAAATTTGAAATTGATAGTAGCTATACTCAATATGATTTAACTGAAAATGATTTTGACTTGGCATTTCGTGCAACGCGAACCCCGCCCGAAAATATGATTGCGAAGCGTTTATTTGAATATGGATATTTATGCTGTGCAGCGCCTAGCTATATAGAAAAATATGGTGAGCTAACATCAGTAGAGCAACTCAATGAACATCGTTGTTTGACTAGTGTTAATGAGCATTACTGGACTTTGAACGATGAAAATATCGAGGTTACGAGTACTATTGCTATTAATGATAATTTTGTCTTGAGGGATCAGGCTATTACTGGAGCTGGTATCGTTAGATTACCTGAATATTTTGTTAGAAAAGCAATACAAAACAAGCAATTGGTACCGCTATTTAACCTTCAAAAAGTTAAAGGCCAAGGGATTTACTTATTGCAGCCACAATTGATTTATCCACCGAAGAAAATTATTAAGTTTATCAAATTCATACAAAAAAATTTAAAATAA